In one Thermaerobacter sp. PB12/4term genomic region, the following are encoded:
- a CDS encoding glycerophosphodiester phosphodiesterase family protein — protein MHQALERQRPLTCAHRGGRARAPENTLSAFRQAVAAGVDMVELDVQLTADGEVVVLHDAELGRTTNGTGRVRDRRWDELSRLDAGAWFGARYRGERVPTLAEVLDWARGRVYLQIELKPYGADAALLCERVVELVRQRDMQDQVMLLSFDHHVLRWCKEMAPDIITGAICQARLIDPVGVVRSAGADALCVDAEHLAPREVDLLHRARIAVHSFGSNPGTLRELAGWGVDIIQSDDPLALSQLVATRR, from the coding sequence TTGCATCAGGCGCTGGAGCGCCAGCGGCCGCTGACCTGTGCTCACCGGGGCGGGCGTGCCCGGGCCCCGGAGAACACCCTCTCCGCCTTCCGGCAGGCGGTGGCGGCCGGCGTGGACATGGTCGAGCTCGACGTGCAGCTGACGGCCGACGGCGAAGTGGTGGTCCTCCACGACGCCGAGCTGGGACGAACCACCAACGGCACCGGGCGGGTACGCGACCGGCGGTGGGATGAACTGAGCCGGCTCGACGCCGGCGCCTGGTTTGGCGCCCGCTACCGGGGTGAGCGGGTGCCCACCCTGGCGGAGGTTCTGGACTGGGCCCGGGGACGGGTCTACCTGCAAATCGAGCTCAAGCCCTACGGCGCCGACGCCGCCCTGCTCTGCGAGCGGGTGGTGGAGCTGGTTCGCCAGCGTGACATGCAGGACCAGGTGATGCTGCTCTCCTTCGACCATCACGTGCTGCGCTGGTGCAAGGAGATGGCGCCCGACATCATCACGGGCGCCATCTGCCAGGCCCGGCTGATCGATCCCGTGGGCGTGGTGCGGTCGGCCGGCGCCGATGCCCTCTGCGTCGATGCCGAGCACCTGGCGCCCCGGGAGGTGGACTTGCTGCACCGGGCCCGGATCGCCGTGCACAGCTTCGGCTCCAACCCGGGCACCCTGCGGGAGCTGGCGGGGTGGGGCGTGGACATCATCCAATCCGATGATCCCCTGGCCCTGAGCCAACTGGTGGCGACCCGCCGCTAG
- a CDS encoding acryloyl-CoA reductase, translating into MTPAVAESFRAYLVERDGDGSLRQGVRTLGAGDLPPGEVTLRVAYSGVNYKDGLASRPDGRVVRSYPMVPGIDLAGKVVESADPRFRPGDPVLVTGFELGVSHYGGYAEYARVPAQWVVPLPRGLDLREAMVLGTAGFTAALALHRLEEHGLAPGQGPVLVTGATGGVGSVAVAILARRGYEVVASTGKAGAVEYLKRLGASRVIPRSEVAVQGGKPLEKQLWAAAIDAVGGDTLAHVLRTTRYGGAVAAVGLTGGSQLNTTVFPFILRGVSLLGIDSVYCPMPLRMRIWQRLAGDLRPPALDALVCREVGLDELPEAFADVLAGRVRGRILVRVA; encoded by the coding sequence ATGACTCCAGCGGTGGCGGAGTCTTTCAGGGCTTACCTGGTCGAGCGGGACGGCGACGGCAGCCTGCGCCAGGGGGTGCGTACGCTGGGTGCCGGCGACCTGCCGCCGGGCGAGGTAACCCTTCGCGTCGCCTATTCCGGCGTCAACTACAAGGACGGCCTGGCCAGCCGGCCCGACGGCCGGGTGGTGCGATCCTATCCCATGGTGCCGGGTATCGACCTGGCCGGCAAGGTGGTGGAGTCGGCCGATCCCCGCTTCCGGCCCGGGGATCCTGTCCTGGTGACGGGTTTCGAGCTGGGGGTCAGCCACTACGGGGGCTACGCCGAATACGCGCGGGTGCCCGCCCAGTGGGTCGTGCCGTTGCCCCGCGGCCTCGACCTGCGGGAGGCGATGGTCCTGGGCACGGCGGGGTTCACCGCCGCCCTGGCCCTCCATCGCCTGGAAGAACACGGCCTGGCGCCGGGCCAGGGCCCGGTCCTGGTCACCGGCGCCACGGGCGGCGTGGGTTCTGTGGCCGTGGCCATCCTGGCCCGCCGCGGGTATGAGGTGGTGGCCAGCACGGGCAAGGCCGGCGCGGTGGAATACCTCAAGCGCCTGGGGGCCAGCCGGGTCATCCCCCGCAGCGAGGTGGCAGTGCAGGGCGGAAAGCCGCTGGAGAAGCAGCTTTGGGCGGCAGCCATCGATGCGGTGGGTGGCGACACCCTGGCCCATGTGTTGCGGACCACCCGTTACGGGGGCGCCGTGGCGGCCGTAGGCCTCACCGGGGGCAGCCAGCTGAACACCACCGTCTTCCCCTTCATCCTGCGGGGCGTCTCCCTGCTGGGCATCGACTCGGTCTACTGCCCGATGCCCCTGCGCATGCGGATCTGGCAGCGGCTGGCCGGCGATTTGCGGCCGCCCGCCCTGGACGCCTTGGTCTGCCGCGAGGTGGGGCTGGACGAGCTGCCCGAGGCCTTCGCAGACGTTCTGGCCGGCCGGGTGCGGGGGCGGATCCTGGTCCGCGTGGCGTGA
- a CDS encoding YkvA family protein — MVSEPATPGHRPRSTGAEALRGERWRRLRQLAGRLPQYAQLARLILALNRRNGVPGGGRARRLVLAGLAYLLAPLDPLPGFVPVLGQLDDLLVALFTLRLALRSLPAPVRSSLLRQAGLDSATVEHDWRLVWGLSRDLVAATGRGAWRLGRGGARVVARLGLHAGARLARRLRARLSRRSRARP, encoded by the coding sequence ATGGTCTCCGAGCCGGCCACCCCAGGCCACCGCCCCCGCTCGACGGGCGCGGAGGCCCTGCGGGGGGAACGCTGGCGTCGCCTGCGGCAGCTGGCCGGCCGCCTGCCCCAGTACGCGCAGCTGGCCCGCCTCATCCTGGCCCTGAACCGGCGGAACGGGGTCCCCGGTGGCGGGCGTGCCCGCCGGCTGGTTCTGGCGGGCCTCGCCTACCTCCTGGCACCCCTCGACCCGCTGCCGGGCTTTGTCCCCGTGCTGGGCCAGCTGGACGACCTGCTGGTGGCGCTCTTCACCCTGCGCCTGGCCCTGCGGTCCCTGCCCGCGCCCGTTCGCTCCTCCCTGCTGCGGCAGGCAGGGCTCGACAGCGCCACCGTGGAACACGACTGGCGCCTGGTCTGGGGCCTCTCCCGCGATCTGGTGGCCGCCACAGGGCGCGGTGCTTGGCGGCTGGGACGCGGCGGGGCCCGCGTTGTCGCCCGGCTGGGTCTTCACGCCGGGGCCCGGCTGGCCCGCCGCCTGCGGGCCCGCCTGTCTCGCCGCTCCCGGGCCAGGCCGTGA
- a CDS encoding HAD family hydrolase: MADSRVEQEQPALQALARARRQAAGNMALVNVATIAQITASHRRTAPRAEGRRTRPPSPLATARGDGDKVRLVIFDLDGTLYDDLLYTTAYARALAARLPVQKRSPFLRDAFPLAPLNRRLRLGMIYDRETDTLLGHPLLAPGTACSWDGAVRRPWQPARPGGHVGAGDRYLTLGDAWTLITAAALRGGLTMEDCVAAMAETRSRVTLPPPESYHRHAFFGRGEEPVRVLVTNAGREHAENMLRHLGLEQAFTYRFSEAEKPRGWRRIIPLLERQTGIPRSAMVAIGDNLLNDILPVLEMGVRPLLIDRYGLFTRFRGPGWRCARSLEEALASLSTRFPVRSLVRARSRQRG, from the coding sequence ATGGCGGATAGCCGGGTCGAACAAGAACAACCCGCACTGCAGGCCTTGGCCCGGGCCAGGCGACAGGCTGCGGGCAACATGGCGCTGGTGAACGTGGCCACCATCGCCCAGATCACGGCGAGCCACCGCAGGACGGCCCCGAGGGCTGAAGGGCGTCGAACCAGGCCCCCGTCCCCGCTGGCCACCGCGCGGGGGGACGGCGACAAGGTCCGGCTGGTGATCTTCGACCTGGACGGCACCCTGTATGACGACCTTCTCTATACCACCGCTTACGCCCGTGCCCTGGCCGCGCGCCTGCCCGTGCAGAAGCGAAGCCCCTTCCTGAGGGACGCCTTTCCGCTGGCCCCGCTCAACCGCCGCCTCCGGCTGGGCATGATTTACGATCGCGAAACCGACACCCTGCTGGGGCACCCGTTGCTGGCACCGGGCACCGCCTGCTCCTGGGACGGTGCGGTGCGCCGGCCGTGGCAACCCGCCCGGCCCGGCGGGCACGTGGGCGCGGGGGACCGCTACCTGACCCTCGGCGACGCCTGGACCCTGATCACCGCCGCCGCCCTGCGCGGTGGCCTGACCATGGAGGACTGTGTGGCGGCCATGGCCGAGACGCGGTCACGGGTCACCCTGCCACCGCCCGAGTCCTATCACCGGCACGCCTTCTTTGGCCGGGGGGAAGAGCCCGTTCGTGTCCTGGTCACCAACGCGGGCCGCGAGCACGCGGAAAACATGCTGCGGCACCTGGGACTGGAGCAAGCCTTCACCTATCGCTTCAGTGAAGCGGAGAAACCGCGGGGTTGGCGCCGGATCATCCCCCTGCTGGAGCGGCAGACGGGAATCCCGCGCAGCGCCATGGTGGCCATCGGCGACAACCTGCTCAATGACATCCTGCCCGTCCTGGAGATGGGGGTGCGACCGCTCTTGATCGACCGGTACGGCTTGTTCACCCGCTTCCGGGGGCCGGGCTGGAGATGCGCCCGCTCCCTTGAGGAAGCGCTGGCGAGCCTGTCCACCCGTTTCCCCGTGAGGTCGTTGGTGAGGGCTCGTTCCCGCCAGCGGGGTTGA
- a CDS encoding bifunctional UDP-sugar hydrolase/5'-nucleotidase, giving the protein MRRMKGWIRAGVRRVGRLPAWLLPVVLVLLLVSPAVTSAEGAGSRTVRLQLLAINDFHGALQSRTLGGRPIGGAAVLAAYWDRWEEEAKKDGFTTLRVGVGDLVGASPPVSALLQDEPTIEALNRMHLLVSAVGNHEFDEGVAELKRLQEGGCHPVTGCFEGAKFQYLTANVVDAKTGEPLFPPYAMVRVRGIPVGFIGVTLKETPTIVTPTGVAGVRFLDEAESVNRYVAELKRQGVETIIVLLHQGGEGDRRGGPISGAIVPIVEAMDDEVDVVLSGHTHRGYWGIIDGKLVTQAYSSGTAFADVDLVLDRATGDVIDKRARIVDTYADVPPGTEPDKQIARLVARAEEQVEPIINRVVGTAADDITRQQTPAGESELGNLIADAQRWAMGTQVAFMNPGGIRADIAAGEVTWGELYEVQPFGNDLVKMTLTGAQIERLLEQQWLNQPYPRILQVSGLDYSWDPRRPVGDRVDPADIRIGGQPLDLNARYTVTANSFLAAGGDNFSVFTEGQDRVVGPVDIDALVRYVEQLPQPFNARVEGRITLR; this is encoded by the coding sequence ATGCGGCGGATGAAGGGGTGGATCCGTGCCGGCGTGCGCCGGGTGGGCCGGCTGCCGGCATGGCTGCTGCCGGTGGTCTTGGTGCTCTTGCTGGTCTCTCCCGCCGTCACCTCGGCGGAGGGCGCGGGGAGCCGCACCGTGCGCCTGCAGCTGCTGGCCATCAACGACTTCCACGGGGCGCTGCAGTCCCGTACCCTGGGCGGGCGGCCCATCGGCGGCGCCGCGGTGCTGGCGGCCTACTGGGACCGCTGGGAGGAGGAGGCCAAGAAGGACGGGTTCACCACCCTGCGGGTGGGGGTCGGCGACCTGGTGGGGGCCAGCCCGCCGGTCTCGGCCCTGCTCCAGGACGAACCGACCATCGAGGCCCTGAACCGAATGCACCTCCTGGTCAGCGCCGTCGGCAACCACGAGTTCGATGAGGGGGTGGCGGAGCTCAAGCGGCTGCAGGAGGGCGGCTGCCACCCCGTCACGGGTTGCTTTGAAGGAGCCAAGTTCCAGTACCTGACCGCCAACGTGGTCGACGCCAAGACGGGGGAGCCCCTCTTCCCGCCCTACGCCATGGTGAGGGTGCGGGGCATTCCGGTGGGCTTCATCGGCGTCACGTTGAAGGAGACGCCCACCATCGTGACCCCGACGGGCGTGGCGGGCGTGCGCTTCCTGGATGAGGCGGAGAGCGTCAACCGCTACGTGGCCGAACTGAAGCGCCAGGGCGTCGAGACCATCATCGTGCTGCTGCACCAGGGCGGCGAGGGCGACCGCCGCGGCGGGCCCATCTCAGGCGCCATCGTGCCCATCGTCGAGGCCATGGACGATGAGGTGGACGTGGTCCTTTCGGGCCACACCCACCGGGGCTACTGGGGCATCATCGACGGCAAGCTGGTCACCCAGGCCTATTCCAGCGGCACCGCCTTCGCCGACGTCGACCTGGTGCTGGATCGGGCCACGGGCGACGTGATCGACAAGCGAGCGCGGATCGTCGACACCTACGCCGACGTGCCGCCGGGCACCGAGCCCGACAAGCAGATCGCCCGCCTGGTCGCCCGGGCGGAGGAGCAGGTGGAGCCCATCATCAACCGGGTCGTGGGCACCGCCGCCGACGACATCACCCGCCAGCAGACGCCGGCGGGCGAGTCGGAACTGGGCAACCTGATTGCCGACGCCCAGCGCTGGGCCATGGGCACCCAGGTGGCCTTCATGAACCCGGGCGGCATCCGGGCCGACATCGCCGCCGGCGAGGTGACCTGGGGCGAGCTCTACGAGGTCCAGCCCTTCGGCAACGACCTGGTGAAGATGACCCTGACCGGCGCCCAGATCGAGCGGCTGCTGGAGCAGCAGTGGCTCAACCAGCCCTATCCCCGCATCTTGCAGGTGTCGGGCCTGGACTACAGCTGGGATCCCCGCAGGCCGGTGGGCGACCGGGTGGACCCGGCGGACATCCGCATCGGCGGGCAGCCCCTGGATCTGAACGCCCGCTACACCGTCACGGCCAACAGCTTCCTCGCCGCCGGGGGCGACAACTTCAGCGTGTTCACCGAGGGCCAGGACCGGGTGGTGGGGCCGGTGGACATCGACGCCCTGGTGCGCTACGTTGAGCAGCTGCCCCAGCCCTTCAACGCCCGGGTGGAGGGCCGGATCACCTTGCGCTAG
- a CDS encoding ribonucleoside-diphosphate reductase subunit alpha, which produces MDAILRELTAGLPDADRLQHVLRQDLSWIVPPAGPSAPPAGNGAAAALADAAADAAGAPDAAASAGAAGAASATGAAGTGDFLEELLVQAATQNLHRDPEFERVAVRARLRQLYRQVLGEPVPGPERYRAAFPAYIRRGVACGALDERLLAFDLDELAGALRPERDESLPFIGLVTLADRYLVREPESRRLLETPQFLFMRVAMGLALAEEPGQREAWARRFYHAMSTFRYLPSTPTLFNAGTPHHQLSSCYLADVHDSMDHILEAARDFGLLAKFAGGIGASVTRLRAAGSPVRGINGESSGVIPFVHFYDALIKAVNQGGRRRGTLAVYLEPWHLEIEAFLDLKRNAGDPYLRAHSVNTALWIPDEFLRRVEAGEPWYLFDPAYVPELPERFGAAFRDAYAARVRQAEAGELPARAWKRVEARGLFREILATLQETSHPWLVFKDAGNARSLLPGVIHSSNLCTEIFLPTTADEVAVCNLASVNLARHVGPAGIDWEALAATVAVAMRGLDNVIDLNLYPIEKARRSNLRHRPVGLGVMGFAEAVNRLGLGYADPETAELADRVLEFISYHAILASHRLAEERGSFPAFAESGWARGKVPLDTLADLEEERGRPVTVDRSARLDWEGVRARVRQGMRNGAVLAVAPTATISLIAGTTPSLDPPYSNVFSRQTLSGKFLEVNRVLVEELRQRGLWEAVRDRIVEERGDLQAIAELPADLRRRYPTAYQVPPEAYLEIAARAQKWVDMGISRNLFLADRDLEAMERVYREAWRRGLKSTYYLFMAPRMYAEPSTVRVNKARRKLRWNLDEPAPAASTGGPRPSGAVPTAGAWEAGSQHARAVRNGAVELPALVSPEGEGGAPSGTVQPGVLQPPEGVNQEGPATPAGARGDGDRAGLPTGSGGARFGTSEAPAACRVRPDDPDLICEACQ; this is translated from the coding sequence GTGGACGCCATCCTCCGCGAGCTCACCGCAGGCCTGCCTGACGCGGATCGCCTGCAGCACGTCCTCCGCCAGGACCTGTCCTGGATCGTACCGCCCGCCGGTCCGAGCGCCCCACCGGCCGGCAACGGGGCGGCTGCTGCGCTGGCCGATGCGGCCGCCGATGCCGCCGGTGCCCCTGATGCTGCTGCTTCCGCCGGTGCAGCCGGCGCTGCGAGCGCCACGGGTGCCGCGGGCACCGGCGATTTCCTTGAGGAACTGCTCGTCCAGGCGGCCACCCAGAACCTGCACCGCGATCCCGAGTTCGAGCGGGTGGCGGTGCGGGCCCGGCTACGCCAGCTGTACCGGCAGGTGCTGGGCGAGCCGGTGCCGGGCCCAGAGCGGTACCGGGCGGCCTTCCCCGCCTACATCCGGCGCGGGGTGGCCTGCGGCGCCCTGGACGAGCGCTTGCTCGCTTTCGACCTGGACGAGCTGGCCGGTGCCCTGCGCCCCGAGCGGGACGAGTCGCTGCCCTTCATCGGCCTGGTCACCCTGGCCGATCGCTACCTGGTGCGGGAGCCCGAGAGCCGCAGGCTGCTGGAGACGCCCCAGTTCCTCTTCATGCGGGTCGCCATGGGCCTGGCCCTGGCGGAGGAACCCGGCCAGCGGGAGGCCTGGGCCCGCCGGTTCTACCACGCCATGTCCACCTTCCGCTACCTGCCCAGCACGCCCACCCTGTTCAACGCCGGCACGCCCCACCACCAGCTCTCGTCCTGCTACCTGGCCGACGTCCACGACTCCATGGACCACATCCTGGAGGCGGCCCGGGACTTCGGCTTGCTGGCCAAGTTCGCCGGCGGCATCGGGGCATCGGTGACGCGGCTCAGGGCGGCCGGGTCGCCCGTGCGGGGGATCAACGGCGAGTCTTCCGGCGTGATCCCGTTCGTCCACTTCTACGACGCCCTGATCAAGGCGGTGAACCAGGGCGGGCGGCGCCGGGGGACCCTGGCCGTCTACCTGGAGCCGTGGCATCTGGAGATCGAGGCCTTCCTGGATCTCAAGCGCAACGCCGGCGACCCCTACCTCCGGGCCCACAGTGTCAACACGGCGCTGTGGATCCCCGACGAGTTCCTGCGGCGGGTGGAGGCCGGCGAGCCCTGGTACCTGTTCGACCCGGCCTATGTGCCGGAGCTGCCCGAGCGCTTCGGCGCGGCTTTCCGCGACGCCTACGCCGCCCGCGTCCGCCAGGCCGAGGCCGGGGAGCTGCCCGCCCGCGCCTGGAAGCGGGTCGAGGCCCGCGGGCTCTTCCGCGAGATCCTGGCTACCCTGCAGGAGACGTCCCATCCCTGGCTGGTCTTCAAGGACGCGGGCAACGCGCGCTCCCTGCTGCCGGGGGTGATCCACTCCAGCAACCTTTGCACGGAGATCTTCCTCCCCACCACCGCCGACGAGGTCGCCGTCTGCAACCTGGCTAGCGTCAACCTGGCCCGGCACGTGGGGCCGGCGGGCATCGATTGGGAGGCCCTGGCTGCCACGGTGGCGGTCGCCATGCGGGGTCTGGACAACGTGATCGACCTCAACCTGTATCCCATCGAGAAGGCGCGGCGCTCCAACCTGCGCCACCGGCCCGTGGGGCTGGGGGTGATGGGCTTCGCCGAGGCGGTCAACCGCCTGGGGCTGGGCTACGCCGACCCCGAGACGGCCGAGCTGGCCGACCGGGTGCTGGAGTTCATCAGCTACCATGCCATCCTGGCCTCCCACCGGCTGGCGGAGGAGCGGGGTAGCTTCCCCGCCTTCGCCGAGAGCGGGTGGGCCCGGGGCAAGGTGCCGCTGGACACCCTGGCCGATCTGGAGGAGGAACGCGGCCGGCCCGTGACCGTGGATCGCAGCGCCCGGCTGGACTGGGAGGGGGTCCGGGCCCGCGTCCGGCAGGGCATGCGCAACGGTGCCGTGCTGGCGGTGGCACCCACCGCCACCATCAGCCTGATCGCCGGCACCACCCCCAGCCTCGACCCGCCCTATTCCAACGTCTTCTCGCGGCAGACCCTCTCGGGCAAGTTCCTGGAGGTCAACCGGGTGCTGGTGGAGGAGCTGCGGCAGCGGGGGCTGTGGGAGGCGGTGCGGGACCGCATCGTGGAAGAACGCGGCGACCTGCAGGCCATCGCCGAGCTGCCCGCCGACCTCCGGCGCCGCTACCCCACCGCCTACCAGGTACCGCCCGAGGCCTACCTGGAGATTGCGGCCCGGGCCCAGAAGTGGGTGGACATGGGCATCAGCCGCAACCTGTTCCTGGCCGATCGCGACCTGGAGGCCATGGAGCGGGTCTACCGGGAGGCGTGGCGCCGGGGCCTGAAGTCGACCTACTACCTGTTCATGGCGCCGCGGATGTACGCCGAGCCCTCGACGGTGCGGGTGAACAAGGCCCGCCGCAAGCTGCGCTGGAACCTGGACGAACCGGCTCCAGCCGCTTCGACCGGTGGGCCACGGCCGTCCGGGGCCGTCCCGACAGCCGGCGCTTGGGAAGCCGGGTCGCAACATGCTCGGGCGGTGCGGAACGGCGCCGTGGAGCTACCCGCGCTCGTCAGCCCCGAAGGGGAGGGCGGGGCGCCCAGTGGCACGGTTCAGCCGGGCGTCTTACAGCCGCCGGAAGGCGTAAACCAGGAAGGTCCAGCAACGCCGGCCGGGGCTCGGGGGGACGGAGACAGAGCAGGGCTGCCGACGGGATCCGGTGGTGCCCGCTTCGGCACCTCCGAGGCGCCGGCGGCCTGCCGGGTTCGTCCCGACGACCCGGACCTGATCTGTGAGGCGTGCCAGTGA
- a CDS encoding acetoacetate--CoA ligase, with the protein MAAVSEGTLLWSPPEELQQRSRMRRYMDWLARQRGLAFPTYEALWQWSVRDLEGFWSSLWDYFGIEASAPYASVLGRREMPGAQWFVGARLNYAQHALRAATARAGGQGTPGGDGSAPARPVVDPQDPAVIYQSELRPLSMLTWSDLIQQMAAVASGLRELGVRPGDRVVAYLPNIPEALIAFLATASLGAIWSSCSPDFGAPSVADRFRQIEPKILFAVDGYRYNGRDYDRRPVVAELQRQLPSLEATVLVPYLGEGAGRAVAGGMAAVAGPVPAGQGSGPAGDGGGAGFFPGRTLPWSDLLRQGGPLTFEQVPFDQPLWILYSSGTTGLPKPIVQGHGGILLEHLKMLALHSDLGPGDRFFWFTTTGWMMWNYLVSGLLVGATVLLYDGSPGYPDMYALWRFAEATGMKLFGTSAAYVTACMKAGIEPGRELDLSALRSVGSTGSPLSPEGFQWLYEHVKKDLWVASVSGGTDLCTAFVGGCPLLPVHAGEIQCRCLGADVQAFDEEGRPVVDQVGELVITQPMPSMPLFFWNDPEGKRYRESYFEMFPGTWRHGDWVKITRRGTVVIYGRSDSTINRQGVRMGTSEIYRVVEDIPEILDSLVIDLELPGRGPYMPLFVVLREGVELDDALRNRIKQRIRESLSPRHVPDDIVAVPEVPRTLNGKKLEVPIKRILMGVPREKAVNPDSMSNPGSLRFFEEFARRLQAGGAEGR; encoded by the coding sequence ATGGCGGCGGTCAGCGAGGGCACCCTGCTCTGGTCGCCTCCCGAGGAACTGCAGCAGCGTTCCCGCATGCGCCGTTACATGGACTGGCTGGCCCGGCAACGGGGACTGGCCTTTCCGACCTACGAAGCCCTGTGGCAGTGGTCCGTGCGGGATTTGGAAGGATTCTGGAGCAGCCTCTGGGACTACTTCGGCATCGAGGCGTCGGCCCCCTACGCCAGCGTGCTGGGCCGGCGGGAGATGCCGGGCGCCCAGTGGTTTGTGGGCGCGCGCCTCAACTACGCCCAGCATGCCTTGCGGGCCGCGACCGCCAGGGCAGGCGGACAGGGAACGCCAGGCGGAGACGGGAGCGCGCCCGCCCGGCCGGTGGTGGATCCCCAGGACCCGGCGGTGATCTACCAGTCCGAACTGCGCCCTCTGAGCATGTTGACGTGGTCGGACCTGATCCAGCAGATGGCGGCGGTGGCCAGCGGGTTGCGGGAGCTGGGAGTGCGGCCGGGCGACCGGGTAGTGGCCTACCTGCCCAACATCCCCGAAGCCCTGATCGCCTTCCTGGCCACCGCCAGCCTGGGGGCCATCTGGTCCAGCTGCTCGCCCGATTTCGGTGCGCCCAGCGTGGCCGACCGCTTCCGCCAGATCGAGCCGAAGATCCTGTTTGCCGTTGACGGGTACCGCTACAACGGCCGGGATTACGACCGGCGGCCGGTGGTGGCGGAACTCCAGCGGCAGCTGCCGTCCCTGGAGGCGACGGTGCTGGTGCCGTACCTGGGTGAGGGGGCCGGCCGGGCGGTCGCCGGCGGGATGGCGGCCGTCGCCGGCCCGGTCCCGGCGGGACAGGGTAGCGGCCCCGCCGGGGATGGCGGCGGGGCCGGGTTCTTCCCCGGACGAACCCTGCCCTGGTCCGACCTGCTCCGCCAGGGCGGGCCCCTGACCTTCGAGCAGGTACCCTTCGACCAGCCGTTGTGGATCCTCTACAGCTCGGGCACCACCGGCCTGCCCAAGCCCATCGTCCAGGGCCACGGCGGGATCCTCTTGGAGCACCTCAAGATGCTGGCCCTGCACAGCGACCTGGGGCCGGGGGACCGGTTCTTCTGGTTCACCACCACGGGCTGGATGATGTGGAACTACCTCGTCAGCGGCCTGCTGGTGGGGGCGACGGTTTTGCTCTACGACGGCAGCCCGGGCTATCCCGACATGTATGCCCTCTGGCGCTTTGCCGAGGCCACGGGGATGAAACTGTTCGGCACCAGCGCCGCCTACGTCACCGCCTGCATGAAGGCCGGGATCGAACCGGGCCGGGAGCTGGATCTGAGCGCCCTGCGGAGCGTGGGTTCCACCGGCTCACCCCTCTCTCCCGAAGGGTTCCAGTGGCTTTACGAGCACGTCAAGAAGGACCTCTGGGTGGCCTCGGTCAGCGGCGGCACCGACCTCTGCACCGCCTTCGTGGGCGGCTGCCCGCTGCTGCCGGTGCATGCCGGCGAGATCCAGTGCCGCTGTCTGGGTGCGGATGTGCAGGCCTTCGATGAGGAGGGCCGGCCCGTGGTGGACCAGGTCGGGGAGCTGGTGATCACCCAGCCCATGCCCTCCATGCCGCTCTTCTTCTGGAACGATCCGGAGGGGAAGCGGTACCGGGAGAGCTACTTCGAGATGTTCCCCGGCACCTGGCGCCATGGCGACTGGGTGAAGATCACCCGCCGCGGTACCGTCGTCATCTACGGCCGTTCCGACTCCACCATCAACCGCCAGGGTGTCCGCATGGGAACCAGCGAGATCTACCGGGTGGTGGAGGACATCCCCGAGATCCTCGACAGCCTGGTGATCGACCTGGAACTGCCCGGCCGCGGGCCCTACATGCCCCTGTTCGTCGTGCTGCGGGAAGGGGTGGAACTGGATGACGCCCTGCGGAATCGCATCAAGCAGCGCATCCGGGAGAGCCTCTCGCCCCGTCACGTGCCCGATGACATCGTGGCCGTCCCCGAGGTGCCCCGCACCCTCAACGGCAAGAAGCTGGAGGTGCCGATCAAGCGGATCCTGATGGGCGTGCCGCGGGAGAAGGCGGTGAACCCGGATTCGATGAGCAACCCCGGCTCGCTACGGTTCTTTGAGGAATTCGCCCGGCGCCTGCAGGCGGGAGGAGCGGAAGGGCGCTAG